Proteins found in one Silene latifolia isolate original U9 population unplaced genomic scaffold, ASM4854445v1 scaffold_20.1, whole genome shotgun sequence genomic segment:
- the LOC141638468 gene encoding uncharacterized protein LOC141638468: MVVGQVDLPVNLLEFRMDGFEVIVGMDCLGKYEAKIDCRQNKVSLKGPKEVRVSYRGFVVKPKVKMITAMTLKSCLRKERPMILCHVMDTQVEEPSATEILVVSEFDDVFPEDIPGLPPKRDNDLNVELKRRIRPISKALYRMGPKESEDLKKQLNV, translated from the coding sequence ATGGTGGTTGGGCAAGTGGACTTACCGGTTAATTTACTTGAGTTTcgtatggatgggtttgaggtcatagttgggatggattgttTGGGAAAGTATGAGGCCAAGATAGACTGTCGTCAAAATAAAGTGTCCCTAAAAGGTCCCAAGGAAGTTAGAGTGTCATATCGAGGATTTGTTGTAAAACCCAAGGTGAAGATGATCACagctatgactttaaagtcatgtttgaggaaggaGCGTCCTATGATCCTTTGCCATGTGATGGATACTCAGGTGGAGGAGCCGTCAGCAACAGAGATATTGGTGGTAAGTGAGTTTGACGATGTCTTTCCGGAAGATATACCTGGGTTACCTCCTAAGAGGGACAATGATTTGAATGTTGAGCTTAAACGAAGGATAAgacctatatctaaggctctGTACCGTATGGGACCAAAAGAGTCGGAAGATTTAAAGAAGCAGTTGAATGTGTAA